A window of the Eretmochelys imbricata isolate rEreImb1 chromosome 7, rEreImb1.hap1, whole genome shotgun sequence genome harbors these coding sequences:
- the HRH1 gene encoding histamine H1 receptor encodes MCEISKDTTKNLTEVHSIPLGLGLGSISLITVIMNILVLYAVKTERKLHTVGNLYIVSLSVADLIVGAAVMPLNIMYLLNGRWVLGRPACLFWLSMDYVASTASIFSLFILCIDRYRSVQQPLKYLKYRTKTRALVMISGAWLVSFLWIIPILGWHAFANDGRWQVEEWTCETEFSEVTWFKVLTAIVNFYIPSLLMLWFYAKIYKAVRKHYQHRELINGSFRSFSENKSIHHDKVQEKQNILHKKPNKGINTGLLKGSSVDPCCNVNLYFPQPKGMGAKLQHSSFDKPPKARITEDDSKVVKLSCFPLAIAQTQPGSDKVGLKYVSVKKGPCSQAPELSDTSDEHTFMEGGSCKNDSDPTPIPETSRAEEKTNKDFAGLSYLKSTWLRLRTQSMQGVHVNRERKAAKQLGFIMAAFMLCWIPYFVLFMVIAYCQSCCNHSFHMFTIWLGYVNSTLNPFIYPLCNENFKNTFKKILHIHS; translated from the coding sequence ATGTGTGAGATCAGTAAAGATACAACAAAGAACTTAACAGAGGTTCACTCAATCCCACTAGGTCTGGGCCTGGGCAGCATCTCACTGATCACAGTCATCATGAATATTTTGGTCCTATATGCAGTGAAAACAGAAAGAAAGCTGCATACAGTTGGGAACCTGTATATTGTCAGCCTATCAGTCGCAGACCTTATAGTTGGTGCAGCTGTTATGCCACTGAACATTATGTACCTACTGAATGGCAGATGGGTACTGGGCAGACCAGCCTGTCTGTTCTGGCTCTCAATGGATTATGTAGCCTCCACAGCCTCCATCTTCAGCCTTTTTATATTGTGCATAGATCGTTACCGTTCAGTTCAGCAGCCACTCAAGTATCTCAAGTACCGGACCAAAACTCGAGCATTGGTAATGATTTCTGGAGCTTGGCTGGTTTCTTTTCTGTGGATCATCCCAATTCTAGGCTGGCATGCTTTTGCCAATGATGGGAGATGGCAAGTGGAAGAATGGACCTGTGAAACAGAGTTCTCAGAAGTCACCTGGTTTAAAGTGTTGACGGCCATTGTCAACTTCTATATCCCATCTTTACTGATGTTATGGTTCTATGCAAAAATATACAAGGCTGTCCGGAAACACTATCAGCACCGAGAGCTCATCAATGGATCGTTTCGGTCTTTCTCAGAAAACAAAAGTATACATCATGATAAGGTGCAGGAAAAGCAAAACATTCTCCACAAAAAGCCAAATAAAGGTATAAACACAGGTCTTTTGAAAGGAAGCTCTGTAGACCCTTGCTGTAATGTAAATCTCTACTTCCCTCAGCCCAAAGGTATGGGGGCGAAGCTTCAACACAGCAGCTTTGACAAACCCCCAAAGGCTCGCATTACAGAAGATGACAGCAAGGTAGTAAAACTGAGCTGTTTTCCCCTTGCCATTGCCCAGACTCAGCCAGGATCAGATAAAGTGGGACTGAAGTATGTGTCTGTCAAGAAGGGGCCTTGCTCACAGGCTCCAGAGTTAAGTGACACATCAGATGAGCACACTTTCATGGAGGGGGGCTCCTGTAAAAATGACTCCGATCCCACCCCGATCCCAGAAACTTCTAGGGCTGAGGAAAAGACTAACAAAGACTTTGCAGGCCTCAGTTACCTGAAGAGCACCTGGCTGAGACTGCGCACCCAGTCCATGCAAGGGGTGCATGTGAACAGGGAGAGGAAAGCAGCCAAGCAGCTGGGTTTCATAATGGCAGCCTTTATGCTGTGCTGGATTCCCTATTTTGTGCTGTTTATGGTAATAGCCTATTGTCAAAGCTGTTGCAACCACAGTTTTCATATGTTCACTATTTGGCTTGGTTATGTGAACTCCACTTTAAATCCATTCATCTATCCCCTCTGTAATGAGAACTTCAAGAACACGTTCAAAAAGATCCTTCATATTCACTCATAA